A stretch of the Bordetella genomosp. 8 genome encodes the following:
- a CDS encoding transglutaminase-like cysteine peptidase — MANFHPSRAVLALARAAFFCLLFGWGISGALELDTARLEQVAASRYGSKGAHAVATWLQLLQADTALSEADQLTSINNFWNRSLLQAEDQAVWGQADYWATPLEALGKGAGDCEDFVIGKYFSLIKLGVPTSKLRFVYVRARIGGPESSEQIAHMVLAYYPTANSVPLVLDSLISDILPASQRRDLTPVFSFNAEGVYVDGKHAAPVDRIGRWRDLLQRMAREGIRQ; from the coding sequence ATGGCTAATTTCCACCCTTCGCGCGCCGTCCTGGCCCTGGCCAGGGCGGCTTTCTTCTGCCTGCTGTTCGGGTGGGGAATCAGCGGTGCGCTGGAGCTGGATACGGCCAGGCTGGAGCAGGTGGCGGCCAGCCGCTACGGCAGCAAGGGCGCTCATGCGGTCGCGACCTGGCTGCAACTACTGCAGGCCGATACGGCGCTGTCGGAAGCCGACCAGCTCACCAGCATCAACAATTTCTGGAATCGCAGCCTGCTGCAGGCCGAGGACCAGGCGGTCTGGGGCCAGGCCGATTACTGGGCCACGCCGCTGGAAGCGCTGGGCAAGGGCGCAGGCGACTGCGAGGATTTCGTCATCGGCAAGTATTTTTCCCTGATCAAGCTGGGCGTGCCCACCAGCAAACTGCGTTTCGTTTATGTGCGGGCACGCATCGGCGGCCCCGAAAGCAGCGAACAGATCGCGCACATGGTGCTGGCCTACTACCCCACGGCCAATTCCGTGCCGCTGGTACTCGACAGCCTGATATCCGATATCCTGCCAGCCAGCCAGCGTCGCGATCTGACACCTGTGTTCAGTTTCAATGCCGAGGGCGTGTACGTCGACGGCAAACACGCCGCCCCGGTCGACCGCATCGGCCGCTGGCGGGATCTGCTGCAGCGCATGGCGCGTGAAGGCATCCGGCAATAG
- a CDS encoding bifunctional diguanylate cyclase/phosphodiesterase, which translates to MSILRQLLLSITLAIAIILLGTLALSVSAARDYLAGQLQVQSSDAAVSLALSLSQPANSSRVTQELLVSALYDGGHFSLVRLTDPQGQVIIERSGQTQSSVPGWFQRLVPLSAKSASHVVTDGWRQIGEVTLTSNDVYAWETLWESSVQMILVIIAAGLVWALFAFALVRWIEKRLLAEVGEHMLAIGRGQFGGPLTARVPELSGITQALNQTREQLRATAEEQTARIESLEIEVNQDPVTGLANRKYFINEFLRALDVEAGKPRDGQTPPESGHVMVFRQRDLAAINRHMPREFVDQWLAGLGSRVTALLEQFQLNGTLVARLNGSDFAVLMPGCPAPTAMLVAERLRTELREARIPVGEGGLCRWALGMTDYQRGAMVGDLLGRLDFALMRGESAGDDHVQLATDDAQALSAHGESAWRQAITDGIERQRFTLALEPLRGLDGAVIRQEATLMLHSQDAPEPIPAKLFIPAATRLDLTAECDIQAVRLAVSWLMMNEGDLTVRIAMPSLSHPNFLLQVERMLTERKALAARLYLEVDAHAVAERRDAVAELCRIARDCGAHVGVRRLAQQLSAVSQLHSLSLAYVKLGGGFVTGMARSLGSQQLAVSVLETARSLGIQVYAEDVPDEATRGILGKLGVSVMRGPGIVLANPAA; encoded by the coding sequence ATGTCCATACTCCGACAACTACTGCTCAGTATCACCCTGGCGATCGCGATCATCCTGCTTGGCACGCTGGCGCTGAGCGTGAGCGCGGCGCGCGACTACCTGGCGGGCCAACTGCAGGTGCAGAGCAGCGATGCCGCCGTTTCGCTGGCGTTGTCCCTGTCCCAACCGGCCAACAGTTCGCGCGTCACCCAGGAGCTGCTGGTGTCGGCCTTGTACGACGGCGGGCATTTTTCGCTGGTGCGCCTGACCGATCCGCAGGGGCAGGTGATCATCGAACGCAGCGGCCAGACGCAAAGCAGCGTGCCCGGCTGGTTCCAGCGCCTGGTTCCGCTGTCGGCCAAATCGGCCAGCCACGTGGTCACCGACGGCTGGCGCCAGATCGGCGAGGTCACGCTGACGTCCAATGACGTCTATGCCTGGGAAACGCTGTGGGAAAGCAGCGTACAGATGATCCTGGTGATCATCGCGGCGGGGCTGGTGTGGGCCTTGTTCGCCTTCGCCTTGGTGCGCTGGATCGAGAAACGCCTGCTGGCCGAGGTGGGCGAGCACATGCTTGCCATCGGGCGCGGCCAGTTCGGCGGGCCCCTGACGGCGCGCGTGCCGGAACTGTCGGGGATCACGCAGGCCTTGAACCAGACGCGCGAACAGCTGCGCGCGACCGCCGAGGAACAGACTGCCCGTATCGAATCCCTGGAGATCGAGGTCAACCAGGATCCGGTCACGGGCCTGGCCAATCGCAAATACTTCATCAACGAATTCCTGCGAGCGCTCGACGTGGAGGCCGGCAAGCCCAGGGACGGCCAGACGCCGCCCGAGAGCGGCCACGTCATGGTTTTCCGCCAACGCGACCTGGCCGCCATCAACCGCCATATGCCGCGCGAGTTCGTGGATCAGTGGCTGGCCGGGCTGGGCAGCCGGGTGACCGCCTTGCTGGAGCAATTCCAGCTGAACGGGACCCTAGTGGCCCGGCTGAACGGTTCGGATTTCGCCGTGCTGATGCCTGGCTGCCCCGCGCCGACCGCCATGCTGGTCGCCGAGCGCCTGCGCACGGAATTGCGCGAGGCGCGCATCCCCGTCGGCGAAGGCGGCCTGTGCCGTTGGGCGCTGGGCATGACGGACTACCAGCGCGGCGCCATGGTGGGCGACCTCCTGGGACGCCTGGATTTCGCCCTGATGCGCGGCGAAAGCGCGGGCGACGACCACGTCCAGCTGGCGACCGACGATGCCCAGGCCTTGTCCGCGCATGGCGAATCGGCCTGGCGCCAGGCGATTACGGACGGCATCGAGCGGCAGCGTTTCACGCTGGCGCTGGAGCCGCTGCGCGGCCTGGACGGGGCGGTCATCCGCCAGGAAGCCACCCTGATGCTGCATAGCCAGGACGCGCCCGAGCCCATCCCCGCCAAGCTGTTCATTCCCGCGGCGACACGCCTGGACCTGACGGCGGAGTGCGATATCCAGGCGGTTCGCCTGGCCGTCAGCTGGCTGATGATGAACGAGGGCGATCTGACGGTGCGCATCGCGATGCCGTCCCTGTCGCACCCGAATTTCCTGCTGCAGGTGGAACGCATGCTGACAGAGCGCAAGGCGCTGGCGGCGCGGCTCTATCTGGAAGTGGATGCGCATGCGGTGGCGGAGCGGCGGGATGCCGTCGCCGAGCTGTGCCGCATCGCGCGCGACTGCGGCGCCCATGTGGGCGTACGGCGGCTGGCGCAGCAGCTCAGCGCCGTCAGCCAGCTGCACAGCCTGTCGCTGGCCTATGTCAAGCTGGGCGGTGGTTTCGTGACCGGCATGGCGCGCAGCCTGGGCAGCCAGCAGCTGGCGGTGTCCGTGCTGGAGACGGCCCGTTCGCTGGGGATCCAGGTTTATGCCGAGGACGTTCCGGACGAGGCGACGCGCGGCATACTCGGGAAACTGGGTGTGTCCGTGATGCGCGGCCCGGGCATCGTCCTGGCGAACCCGGCAGCCTGA
- the bla gene encoding class A beta-lactamase gives MRHHPTLITRRQALAWTAAAPFLLTRPALAVADTGSNAKDSACNTEFADLERAHDRRLGLHAVDTASGKEIAYRAGERFPFCSSFKAVLAAAVLARDARQPGVLDRRISYTRHDLAPYSPVTQNHAGDDMRVADLCAATLRYSDNTAANLLLHLIGGPPALTAFARAAGNASFRLDRYETALNTAIPGDPRDTSTPRDMGVLLRALMLGDALPARAQATLADWMLGNRTGDRRIRAATPADWKVADKTGTGDYASASDIGVLWPPGRRPIVLAIYTTARDSKAKADEDLIAAASRIALRQLA, from the coding sequence ATTCGACACCACCCTACCCTGATTACCCGCCGACAGGCGCTGGCATGGACGGCCGCCGCGCCCTTCCTGTTGACGCGGCCGGCCTTGGCCGTGGCCGATACCGGCTCGAACGCTAAGGACAGTGCTTGCAATACCGAATTCGCCGACCTGGAACGCGCGCATGACAGGCGGCTGGGACTCCACGCGGTCGACACCGCCAGCGGGAAGGAAATCGCGTACAGGGCGGGCGAGCGCTTCCCCTTCTGCAGCAGTTTCAAGGCCGTGCTGGCGGCGGCGGTATTGGCAAGGGATGCCCGGCAGCCCGGTGTGCTGGATCGTCGCATCAGTTATACGAGGCACGACCTGGCGCCCTATTCGCCTGTCACGCAGAACCATGCGGGCGACGACATGCGTGTCGCCGACCTGTGCGCCGCCACGCTGCGGTACAGCGACAACACCGCCGCGAATCTCCTGCTGCACCTGATCGGCGGGCCGCCCGCCCTGACCGCTTTCGCGCGCGCCGCCGGCAACGCCAGTTTCCGGCTGGACCGTTACGAGACGGCGTTGAACACCGCCATCCCGGGCGACCCGCGCGACACGTCGACGCCGCGCGACATGGGCGTGCTGCTGCGCGCGCTCATGCTGGGCGACGCCCTGCCCGCGCGGGCGCAGGCCACGCTGGCCGACTGGATGCTGGGCAACAGGACCGGCGACCGTCGCATACGGGCCGCCACGCCGGCGGATTGGAAAGTGGCCGACAAGACGGGCACCGGCGATTACGCCAGCGCCAGCGACATCGGCGTCCTCTGGCCGCCGGGCCGGCGGCCGATCGTGCTGGCGATCTATACGACCGCCCGCGACAGCAAGGCAAAGGCGGATGAAGACCTGATCGCCGCGGCGTCCCGTATCGCGCTGCGGCAGTTGGCGTAG
- a CDS encoding alpha/beta fold hydrolase yields the protein MPTHRVGRLEMHYEIHGAGDPIVLIAGYTCDSTFWDAVVPGLASRHQLIVFDNRAVGRTRDDGRPFTVDTMAADTVGLIRHLGLSRPGLVGQSMGGAIVQAMLNAYPDACGACAMVDSTHAFSRTTLLALETLLALRKAGADLGLLVDTALPWFAGKDWLAVPENVVQLKTALARHPAPQSLADQERQLQALRTFHAGARDAPWRYPALVVSATEDVITTPVEGQALAASLGGTYVEVPGGHQTRVEQPARLAALLDSFFTCGKP from the coding sequence ATGCCCACCCACCGCGTCGGCCGACTGGAAATGCACTATGAGATACACGGCGCGGGCGACCCCATCGTTCTGATCGCCGGCTATACCTGCGACAGCACCTTCTGGGATGCGGTGGTGCCAGGCCTTGCGAGCCGGCATCAGCTTATCGTTTTCGACAACCGGGCGGTGGGCCGCACGCGCGATGACGGCCGTCCGTTCACTGTCGATACCATGGCGGCGGATACCGTTGGCCTGATCCGCCACCTGGGGCTGTCGCGGCCCGGACTGGTGGGGCAGTCGATGGGCGGCGCCATCGTGCAGGCCATGCTGAACGCCTATCCCGATGCCTGCGGTGCATGCGCCATGGTCGATTCCACGCACGCTTTCAGCAGGACGACGCTGCTGGCGCTGGAAACCCTGCTGGCCTTGCGCAAAGCCGGCGCCGACCTGGGCTTGCTGGTGGATACGGCTCTGCCGTGGTTTGCTGGCAAGGATTGGTTGGCAGTCCCGGAAAACGTCGTCCAGCTCAAGACCGCGCTCGCGCGGCATCCCGCGCCGCAATCGTTGGCGGACCAGGAAAGACAGCTGCAAGCCTTGCGCACTTTCCACGCCGGCGCGCGCGACGCGCCGTGGCGATATCCCGCCCTGGTCGTGTCCGCCACGGAAGACGTGATCACCACGCCCGTCGAAGGCCAGGCCCTGGCCGCCAGCCTGGGCGGCACCTACGTCGAGGTCCCGGGCGGCCATCAAACGCGCGTGGAGCAGCCGGCACGGCTGGCGGCGCTGCTGGATTCCTTCTTCACCTGCGGAAAGCCGTGA
- a CDS encoding class II aldolase/adducin family protein, with translation MSVVTQPAPSRPAGMIEGEWEIRCDMAAIFRAMNRLGMNEQIANHCSMMLPGSDNLFLINARGYHYSEITASSLIVCDLDGNVLRGDGELRKVAFHIHARLHLRHPQARCILHVHPQYLTALSLLEEGRLELVHQNSAMLYDRVAYDEVHNGVVLWDEEGDRIADVLGDRTILIMKNHGVTVVGPSVAEAFDELYIAERTCMYQMTAMNTGMKLKSIGDQLRDRYNGPWGERFDARLHLDAWRRMLDKQEPDYAT, from the coding sequence ATGAGCGTAGTCACGCAACCGGCGCCGTCGCGGCCTGCCGGCATGATCGAGGGCGAATGGGAAATCCGCTGCGACATGGCGGCCATCTTCCGGGCCATGAACCGCCTGGGCATGAACGAGCAGATCGCCAACCACTGCAGCATGATGCTGCCGGGCAGCGACAACCTGTTCCTGATCAATGCCCGCGGCTATCACTACAGTGAGATCACCGCCAGCAGCCTGATCGTCTGCGACCTGGACGGTAATGTGCTGCGCGGCGACGGCGAGCTGCGCAAGGTGGCTTTTCACATCCATGCGCGCCTGCACCTGAGGCATCCGCAGGCGCGCTGCATCCTGCACGTCCATCCGCAATACCTGACGGCGCTGTCCCTGCTGGAAGAGGGCAGGCTGGAGCTCGTGCATCAGAACAGCGCCATGCTGTACGACCGCGTCGCCTATGACGAAGTCCACAACGGCGTGGTGCTGTGGGACGAGGAAGGCGACCGCATCGCCGACGTGCTGGGCGACCGCACCATCCTGATCATGAAGAACCACGGCGTGACGGTGGTCGGCCCCAGCGTGGCCGAAGCTTTCGACGAGTTGTATATCGCCGAGCGCACCTGCATGTACCAGATGACCGCCATGAACACCGGCATGAAGCTGAAGAGCATCGGCGACCAGCTGCGGGACCGCTACAACGGGCCCTGGGGCGAACGCTTCGACGCGCGCCTGCACCTGGACGCCTGGCGCCGCATGCTGGACAAGCAGGAACCGGACTACGCGACCTGA
- a CDS encoding ABC transporter substrate-binding protein, producing the protein MKRFFPSAGLLAAACMAAFTLAATPAQAQKRGGDVVVAQQAQPPSLDAQITFAQAARNINLHIYEALFARNDKGETIPELAESYTTAPDSLSYEIKLRKGVLFHNMKEMKAADVKASLERYARYGGSAQNMTLVDHIDVVDDYTIKISMKKPFQGFIEFLGSPRAPVAIYPAEEAAKGPNQINVIGTGPFQLVEYKPDSYVKLKRFDAYSANPNYKGRDGLGGRKTAYFDTVTFRFMPEAGARESALQTNEVQVLEAISPTAAKRLKNDSNIKVYEMMPWAFQTIILNAGAPPTDNLKVRQAIQAALDDEEIMAISTDGLYRMTHGWQHPGTPYYAGDVGKSLYNQHNVELAKKLLKESGYKGEEITFIADNGFKNHNDTAVIATQQLQAIGMNVKLRIADWPTTLAARDKPTGWNLFPIMVGIEPYEGPNGVAVLFTGDQNWQHHKDAGLEAAVAKLNSAPDFNDRKAAFATIQQIVYEQVYAIKVGDIGVLEAARSNLKNFVPHRVPRMWDVWYE; encoded by the coding sequence ATGAAGCGATTCTTTCCGTCCGCGGGCTTGCTCGCCGCGGCTTGCATGGCGGCCTTCACGCTCGCGGCTACGCCCGCCCAGGCGCAGAAGCGTGGCGGCGACGTGGTGGTGGCGCAGCAGGCGCAGCCGCCCAGCCTGGACGCGCAGATCACCTTCGCGCAGGCCGCACGCAACATCAACCTGCATATCTACGAAGCCTTGTTCGCCCGCAACGACAAGGGCGAAACCATACCGGAACTGGCGGAAAGCTATACGACCGCGCCGGACAGCCTGTCGTACGAGATCAAGCTGCGCAAGGGCGTCCTGTTCCACAACATGAAGGAAATGAAGGCGGCCGATGTGAAGGCCTCGCTGGAGCGCTATGCCCGCTACGGCGGCAGCGCGCAGAACATGACGCTGGTCGACCACATCGACGTCGTCGACGACTACACCATCAAGATATCGATGAAGAAGCCATTCCAGGGCTTCATCGAATTCCTGGGCTCGCCGCGCGCGCCGGTGGCCATCTATCCCGCCGAGGAAGCCGCCAAGGGACCGAACCAGATCAACGTCATCGGCACCGGACCGTTCCAGCTGGTCGAGTACAAGCCGGACAGCTACGTGAAGCTCAAGCGCTTCGACGCCTATTCCGCCAATCCGAACTACAAGGGACGCGACGGGCTGGGTGGGCGCAAGACCGCGTATTTCGACACGGTGACCTTCCGCTTCATGCCCGAGGCGGGGGCGCGTGAATCGGCCCTGCAGACCAACGAAGTGCAGGTGCTGGAGGCGATTTCGCCCACCGCGGCCAAGCGCCTGAAGAACGACAGCAACATCAAGGTTTACGAGATGATGCCGTGGGCCTTCCAGACCATCATCCTGAACGCCGGTGCGCCGCCCACCGACAATCTGAAAGTGCGGCAGGCCATCCAGGCGGCGCTGGACGACGAGGAAATCATGGCGATTTCCACTGACGGCCTGTATCGCATGACGCACGGCTGGCAGCATCCCGGCACGCCTTACTATGCCGGCGACGTCGGCAAGAGCCTGTACAACCAGCACAATGTGGAACTGGCCAAGAAGCTGCTCAAGGAATCCGGCTACAAGGGCGAGGAAATCACCTTCATCGCCGACAACGGCTTCAAGAACCACAACGATACGGCGGTCATCGCCACGCAGCAGCTGCAGGCGATAGGCATGAACGTCAAGCTGCGGATCGCCGACTGGCCCACCACGCTGGCGGCCCGCGACAAGCCCACGGGCTGGAACCTGTTCCCCATCATGGTTGGTATCGAGCCGTACGAAGGACCGAACGGGGTGGCGGTGCTGTTCACGGGCGACCAGAACTGGCAGCATCACAAGGACGCCGGCCTGGAAGCCGCCGTGGCCAAGCTCAACAGCGCGCCGGACTTCAACGATCGCAAGGCCGCCTTCGCCACCATCCAGCAGATCGTGTACGAACAGGTCTATGCCATCAAGGTGGGCGACATCGGCGTGCTGGAAGCCGCGCGGTCTAACCTGAAGAACTTCGTGCCGCATCGCGTTCCGCGCATGTGGGATGTCTGGTACGAATAA
- a CDS encoding ABC transporter permease: MLMYLLRRLLSAVPVLLLVSLLTLSLIWLVPGDAAAELAGPGASAQELARLRGELGLDQPAYVQAWRWYVNVLHGDLGRSLLLNRGVTEAILERLPVTASLTFLALVMTIAVGMSAGVLAAVRRNTWVDQLAMTLSMLGLSLPDFWLGLVGIYLFSVQLGWFPTGGYVPFMQSPLGWLHSLFLPAAALAATQLGLLARMTRSSMLEVLSQDYIRTARAKGVPPRTVVGRHALVNIAVPTLTVIGVNVGILIGGAVIVESVFSIPGVGRLVIGAIQRRDLPVIQGGLLMIACAMVIVNLVVDLLYAVFDPRVRYGR; encoded by the coding sequence ATGTTGATGTATCTGCTGCGCCGTTTGTTGAGCGCCGTTCCGGTATTGCTGCTGGTGTCGCTGTTGACGCTCAGCCTGATCTGGCTGGTGCCCGGCGACGCGGCGGCCGAGCTGGCGGGTCCGGGCGCCAGCGCGCAGGAACTGGCGCGCCTGCGCGGTGAACTCGGCCTGGACCAGCCGGCCTATGTGCAGGCCTGGCGTTGGTACGTCAATGTCCTGCATGGCGACCTGGGGCGCTCCTTGCTGCTGAATCGTGGCGTGACCGAGGCCATCCTCGAACGGTTGCCGGTCACCGCGTCGCTGACTTTCCTGGCGCTGGTGATGACGATCGCGGTGGGCATGAGCGCGGGCGTGCTGGCGGCGGTGCGCCGCAACACCTGGGTGGACCAACTGGCCATGACCCTGTCGATGCTGGGCCTGTCGCTGCCGGACTTCTGGCTGGGACTGGTCGGCATCTATCTGTTTTCCGTGCAGCTGGGCTGGTTTCCGACGGGCGGCTACGTGCCCTTCATGCAAAGCCCGCTGGGCTGGCTGCACAGCCTGTTCCTGCCCGCGGCGGCGCTGGCCGCCACGCAGCTGGGCCTGCTCGCGCGCATGACGCGATCGAGCATGCTGGAAGTATTGAGCCAGGACTATATTCGTACCGCCCGTGCCAAGGGCGTACCGCCGCGCACCGTGGTGGGCCGGCACGCGCTGGTGAACATCGCGGTGCCGACCCTGACGGTGATCGGGGTCAACGTGGGCATCCTGATAGGCGGCGCGGTGATCGTCGAATCCGTTTTCTCCATTCCGGGCGTCGGTCGCCTGGTGATAGGCGCCATCCAGCGGCGCGATCTGCCGGTGATCCAGGGCGGCCTGTTGATGATCGCCTGTGCGATGGTGATCGTGAACCTGGTGGTCGACCTGCTGTACGCCGTTTTCGATCCTCGGGTGCGATATGGACGTTGA
- a CDS encoding ABC transporter permease codes for MDVDLAAGGAAGAASGWRQRIARSRMLARLRGHRLFMTGLVLLTVIVLMSLLAGWLAPYSPVANDYRYRLGAPNAVHWMGTDSFGRDVFSRMLYGSRVSLRIGFLVTLFTGLLGTVIGLCAGYFRRLENPIMRVMDALMAFPGILLAIALSSVLGPSEMNVVIALVITYTPRTARIMRAAALVLSQMEFVQAAKVAGAGHLRILVRHIAANSLAPLIVQMTFIFAISILAEAVLSFIGVGPPPPTPTWGNIIADGRDFIPDAPWICLFPGFVLAMTVLGLNLIGDGLRDVLDPRIRVDGR; via the coding sequence ATGGACGTTGATCTCGCGGCGGGCGGGGCGGCCGGGGCCGCGTCGGGCTGGCGCCAGCGCATCGCGCGGTCCCGCATGCTGGCGCGCCTGCGCGGACACCGCCTGTTCATGACGGGCCTGGTCCTGTTGACGGTGATCGTGCTGATGTCCCTGCTGGCGGGATGGCTGGCGCCGTATTCGCCGGTGGCCAACGATTACCGCTATCGGCTCGGCGCGCCGAATGCCGTGCACTGGATGGGCACGGACAGCTTCGGCCGCGATGTCTTCAGCCGGATGCTGTACGGCAGCCGGGTGTCGCTGCGGATAGGTTTCCTGGTGACGCTGTTCACAGGCCTGCTCGGGACGGTCATCGGCTTGTGCGCGGGCTACTTCCGCCGCCTGGAAAATCCGATCATGCGCGTGATGGATGCGCTGATGGCCTTCCCGGGGATACTGCTGGCCATCGCGCTGTCGTCGGTGCTGGGACCGTCGGAAATGAATGTCGTGATCGCCCTGGTGATCACCTACACGCCGCGCACGGCGCGCATCATGCGCGCGGCGGCGCTGGTCCTGTCGCAGATGGAGTTCGTGCAGGCCGCCAAGGTGGCGGGAGCGGGACACCTGCGTATCCTGGTTCGCCATATCGCGGCGAACAGCCTGGCGCCCCTGATCGTGCAGATGACGTTCATCTTCGCGATCTCGATACTCGCGGAAGCGGTGCTCAGCTTCATCGGCGTGGGGCCGCCGCCGCCGACGCCGACCTGGGGCAACATCATCGCCGATGGGCGCGACTTCATTCCCGACGCGCCGTGGATCTGCCTGTTTCCGGGGTTCGTCCTGGCCATGACCGTGCTGGGACTGAATCTTATCGGCGACGGCTTGCGGGATGTACTCGACCCGCGCATCCGGGTCGACGGCCGCTAG